One stretch of Myxococcota bacterium DNA includes these proteins:
- a CDS encoding enoyl-CoA hydratase-related protein, whose amino-acid sequence MGDEYRTLLVSREAGGLVLCTLNRPEVLNAMSPQLVEELHQFLDRLHDDTEARVVILRGAGRGFCAGLDLKAQSGSSSTLRPSVSASLRGQHRIAELVIKMRRVAQPFIALVHGPASGGGFALALASDIRIAGESARMNAAFIRIGLGACDIGASYFLPRIVGSSVAAELLLTGGFIEAPRALATGLVSRVVPDAELEKAGRAMAADILRNSPVGVRLTKDCLNWSIDAPTLEAAIAMEDRNQILASQSGDFREGVRAFLEKRPPKYSGD is encoded by the coding sequence ATGGGCGACGAGTATCGGACGCTGCTGGTGAGTCGCGAGGCGGGCGGCCTCGTGCTCTGCACCTTGAACCGGCCCGAGGTGCTGAACGCGATGAGCCCGCAGCTCGTCGAGGAGCTGCACCAGTTCCTCGACCGGCTGCACGACGACACCGAGGCGCGCGTGGTGATCCTGCGCGGCGCCGGCCGCGGCTTCTGCGCCGGGCTGGACCTGAAGGCGCAGTCGGGCTCGAGCTCGACCCTCCGCCCGAGTGTCTCGGCCAGCCTGCGTGGGCAGCACCGGATCGCGGAGCTCGTGATCAAGATGCGCCGGGTCGCGCAGCCGTTCATCGCGCTGGTGCACGGTCCGGCCTCGGGCGGCGGCTTCGCGCTCGCCCTGGCCAGTGACATCCGCATCGCGGGTGAGTCGGCGCGCATGAACGCGGCCTTCATCCGCATCGGCCTGGGCGCCTGCGACATCGGCGCTTCGTACTTCCTGCCGCGCATCGTGGGCTCGTCGGTGGCGGCGGAGCTGCTGCTGACGGGCGGCTTCATCGAAGCGCCGCGCGCGCTGGCGACGGGCCTGGTGTCGCGCGTGGTGCCGGACGCGGAGCTCGAGAAGGCCGGCCGGGCGATGGCGGCCGACATCCTGCGCAACTCCCCGGTCGGCGTGCGACTCACGAAGGACTGTCTCAACTGGTCGATCGACGCGCCTACACTCGAAGCTGCGATCGCCATGGAGGACCGGAACCAGATCCTGGCCTCGCAGAGCGGTGACTTCCGCGAAGGCGTTCGGGCGTTTCTAGAGAAGCGGCCACCGAAGTACAGCGGAGACTGA
- a CDS encoding FAD-binding oxidoreductase, translating to MKRLSFWGWGYEGAGPDDAARERLAKSLGERFARPLAPAPLPRIEEIALPAPRTHAPAALAPIASADPHERARHTYGRSYRDAVRAQRRDFAHPPDWVAFPRNEADVIAVLEHCGRVGAALIPFGGGSSVVGGVETAVDGDYRGVVTLDLSRMAAVREIDRASRAARIEAGVLGPALEDQLRPHGLTLRHFPQSFEFSSLGGWIATRSGGHFATRYTHIDDFVESVRVVTPEGVLETRRLPGSGAGPAPDRLFIGSEGTLGVITEAWMRLQDRPTRRANAAVRFESFAAGVAAVRALSQSGLEPANCRLLDPGEALTSAGGSGKESILVLGFESHDHDLEPWMRRAAELCRDHGGVVPEDAVRTRSDSAVTREGSAGAWRSSFIGAPYLRDALVSIGILAETFETAVTWDRFERLHARVIDEVGGALRRVYGAGTITCRFTHVYPDGPAPYFSLLAPATRGSELEQWAEVKATASRVLGEEGATITHHHAVGRDHRDGYDRERPELFARALRGAKRELDPHWLLNPGVLFDRA from the coding sequence GTGAAGCGGCTGAGCTTCTGGGGCTGGGGGTACGAGGGCGCGGGGCCGGACGACGCCGCCCGCGAGCGTCTGGCGAAGTCGCTGGGCGAGCGCTTCGCGCGTCCGCTCGCGCCCGCGCCGTTGCCGCGCATCGAGGAGATCGCGCTGCCCGCGCCGCGCACCCACGCGCCCGCGGCGCTGGCTCCGATCGCGAGCGCGGACCCGCACGAGCGCGCGCGTCACACCTACGGCCGGAGCTACCGCGATGCGGTGCGCGCGCAGCGGCGCGACTTCGCACACCCGCCCGACTGGGTGGCGTTCCCGAGAAACGAGGCCGACGTGATCGCGGTGCTCGAGCACTGCGGCCGGGTCGGCGCGGCGCTGATTCCCTTCGGCGGCGGCTCCAGCGTGGTGGGCGGCGTGGAGACCGCGGTCGACGGTGACTACCGCGGCGTGGTGACTCTCGATCTCTCGCGCATGGCCGCGGTGCGCGAGATCGACCGCGCATCGCGCGCGGCGCGCATCGAGGCCGGCGTGCTCGGCCCCGCGCTCGAGGACCAGCTGCGGCCCCACGGACTCACCTTGCGCCACTTCCCGCAGTCGTTCGAGTTCAGCTCGCTGGGCGGCTGGATCGCGACGCGCAGCGGCGGTCACTTCGCCACGCGCTACACGCACATCGACGACTTCGTCGAGTCCGTGCGCGTGGTGACTCCCGAGGGCGTGCTCGAGACGCGCCGCCTGCCGGGCTCCGGCGCCGGCCCCGCGCCCGACCGGCTGTTCATCGGCTCGGAGGGGACGCTGGGCGTGATCACCGAGGCCTGGATGCGCCTGCAGGACCGGCCGACGCGGCGCGCGAACGCGGCCGTGCGCTTCGAGAGCTTCGCGGCGGGCGTGGCGGCGGTGCGCGCGCTCTCGCAGTCGGGGCTCGAGCCCGCGAACTGCCGGCTGCTCGATCCGGGCGAGGCACTGACTTCGGCGGGCGGCTCGGGCAAGGAGTCGATCCTGGTGCTGGGCTTCGAGTCGCACGACCACGACCTCGAGCCCTGGATGCGGCGTGCGGCCGAGCTGTGCCGCGACCACGGCGGCGTGGTGCCCGAGGACGCCGTGCGCACGCGCAGCGACTCCGCAGTGACTCGCGAGGGCAGCGCGGGCGCGTGGCGCAGCTCGTTCATCGGCGCGCCGTACCTGCGCGACGCGCTGGTCTCGATCGGCATTCTGGCCGAGACCTTCGAGACGGCAGTCACCTGGGACCGCTTCGAGCGCCTGCACGCGCGCGTGATCGACGAGGTCGGCGGCGCGCTGCGCCGCGTGTACGGCGCCGGCACGATCACCTGCCGCTTCACGCACGTGTATCCCGACGGCCCGGCGCCCTATTTCTCGCTGCTCGCGCCGGCCACGCGCGGCTCGGAGCTCGAGCAGTGGGCCGAGGTGAAGGCCACCGCCAGCCGCGTGCTCGGCGAGGAGGGCGCGACCATCACCCACCACCACGCGGTCGGCCGCGACCACCGCGACGGCTACGACCGCGAGCGCCCGGAGCTGTTCGCGCGCGCGCTGCGCGGCGCCAAGCGCGAGCTCGACCCGCACTGGCTGCTCAACCCCGGGGTGTTGTTCGACCGCGCGTAG
- a CDS encoding lysophospholipid acyltransferase family protein yields MGRPGPIERFLRGVGAIVLLPLALMMWSAGAFFHALFGASPRQAHRYYVGFARTCVTVAGTRIEVRGREHIRPGQAYVVVSNHESNWDPPVILSSLPELVIRFVLKQQLLSVPVFGPALRRTGNIAVERARSGNDVRRVQAGMSERPAEVSILFFAEGNRARDGSYREFKMGAFATALDFKLPILPIAVAGTFPIWPPGRVWLAPAPVVLEIGAPIPVEGLSAGDRTRLRDEAQRVIGGLRASARARLRAQGVDPGGVD; encoded by the coding sequence ATGGGGAGACCGGGGCCGATCGAGCGCTTCTTGCGCGGCGTCGGCGCGATCGTGCTCTTGCCGCTCGCGCTCATGATGTGGAGCGCAGGCGCGTTCTTCCACGCACTCTTCGGTGCGAGCCCGCGCCAGGCGCACCGCTACTACGTGGGCTTCGCGCGCACCTGCGTGACCGTGGCCGGCACGCGCATCGAGGTGCGCGGGCGCGAGCACATCCGCCCCGGTCAGGCCTACGTGGTGGTCTCGAATCACGAGAGCAACTGGGACCCGCCGGTCATCCTGTCCTCGCTGCCCGAGCTCGTGATCCGCTTCGTCTTGAAGCAGCAGCTCTTGTCGGTGCCGGTGTTCGGACCGGCGCTCCGGCGCACCGGAAACATCGCGGTCGAGCGCGCACGCTCCGGCAACGACGTGCGCCGGGTGCAGGCCGGCATGTCGGAGCGCCCGGCCGAGGTCTCGATCCTGTTCTTCGCCGAAGGCAACCGCGCGCGCGACGGCTCCTACCGCGAGTTCAAAATGGGCGCGTTCGCGACCGCGCTCGACTTCAAGCTGCCGATCCTGCCCATCGCGGTCGCGGGCACCTTCCCGATCTGGCCGCCGGGTCGGGTGTGGCTCGCGCCGGCACCGGTGGTGCTCGAGATCGGCGCGCCGATCCCGGTCGAGGGGCTGAGCGCCGGCGATCGCACGCGGCTGCGCGACGAGGCGCAGCGCGTGATCGGCGGCCTGCGGGCCTCGGCGCGCGCCCGGCTGCGCGCGCAGGGGGTCGACCCGGGCGGCGTCGACTGA